A region of the Nocardia nova SH22a genome:
GGTCGAGGAGATCGTGGCCGGAACCTTCGCCGAGGTGCTGGGCATCGAGCGGGTCGGCCTGGACGACGACTTCTTCGCCCTCGGCGGCAATTCGCTGGTGGCCACCCAGGTCGCCGCGCGGATCGGCGCGGCCCTCGATATCCGCGTCCCGGTGCGCGCGCTGTTCGAGGCGTCCACGGTCGGGGCACTGGCCGCGCGAGTGGAACGTGAGGGCACCGAACGTCCCCGGGTACCACTCACCGCGGGTCCCCGCCCGGACCGTATCCCGTTGTCCTACGCCCAGCAGCGGATGTGGTTCCTGAACCAGTTCGACACCGCCGCGTCGGTGTACAACATCCCGGTCGCGATCCGGATGTCCGGTGCGCTGGACGTGGTCGCACTCCGGCAGGCCGTCACGGATCTCGTCGCGCGGCACGAGGTGCTGCGCACGATCTATCCGGAGGCCGCCGGATCGGACGGTCACGGTGCCGGGCCCGTGCAGCGGGTCCTGCCGGTGGGCGAGGTGCCCGTGGATCTGGAGCCGGTGCAGATCGGTGAGGAGCGCGTCGCCCACGAGGTCGGCCGCGCGGTGCTGGCCGGATTCGACGTGACCACCGAGATCCCCTTCCGGATCCGGCTCTATCAGCTCACCACCACGGAATTCGTGCTGGTGTTCGTGGCCCACCACATCGCCGCCGACGGCTGGTCGATGGGACCGCTGACCCGCGATCTGATGACCGCCTATCTGGCGCGCACTGCGGGTGCTGCCCCGGCCTGGGCGCCGCTGCCGATCCAGTACGCCGACTACGCCTTGTGGCAGCGGTCGGTACTCGGCTCCGAATCGGATCCGGAATCGCTGCTCAGCACCCAACTGTCCTACTGGACAACGGAACTGGACGATCTCCCCGACGAGCTGAGCCTGCCCTCGGACCGCCCGCGTCCGCCGGTGCAGTCCTTCGCGGGCGGTAAGGTCGCCTTCCTGATCGAGCCGCGGGTGCACACCGCGCTCGCCGCCCTGGCCCGGCGGCACAACTCGACCATGTTCATGGTGGTGCACTCGGCGCTCGCGGTATTCCTGGCGCGGATGTCGGGTACCGAGGACATCGCGATCGGGGCGCCGATCGCGGGACGTGGTGAGGCCGAACTCGACGATCTGATCGGCATGTTCGTCAATACCCTGGTGCTGCGCAGCCGGGTGCACCCCGGCGGCAGCTTCGCCGATCTGCTGGCCGCCAACCGGGAAAGCGATCTGCGCGCCTTCGCCCACGCCGACATCCCGTTCGAGCGCCTCGTGGAGGCACTCGATCCGGAACGTTCCACCGCCCGGCATCCGCTGTTCCAGGTGGCGCTGACCTTCGAGAACATGCCGGAGAGCACCTTCGAACTGCCCGAGGTGCGGTTCTCCGCGGTCGAACCGGCCGATGCCACGGCGAAATTCGATCTGTCGCTGACGGTCCGGGAGTCCACCTCCGAGACCGACGGCATGTTTGCCGAATTCTCCTATGCGCGTGACCTTTTCGACGAGTCCACGGTCAAGGGATTCGCGCAGCGGTTCGCCCGCCTGCTGGACTCGATCGCCGCGGCGCCGCAGACGGCCGTGGGCGATCTGGCGCTGCTCGGCGCCGAGGAATATCAGCTGCTGACCCGGGCGCACGGCGCGGAGCCGGTGGTTTCGGCGTTGCTGCCGGACCTGCTCACCGCCGGTCTCGCGCACGGTCACGACCGGATCGCCATGCGATTCCACAATCGCTCGGTCGGCTACGGCGATCTGGACGACGCGTCCTCGCGGATGGCGCGGGAACTCATTCAGCGCGGGATCGGTCCGGGCGACGTGGTCGCGGTCGGCATCTCCCGGTCGATCGGATCGGTGCTGGCGGTGTGGGCCATCGCCAAGTCCGGCGCCGCCTACGTGCCGGTCGATCCCGCGTATCCGCCGGATCGCATCGCGCACATCGTGTCCGACTCCGGCGCGGTGCTGGGGCTGACCGCGAACTCGCATCGTGCCCGATTGGGCGACGAGGTGGAATGGCTGGTGGTCGACGATCCGACGGTCGCCGGCGCGCTGGGCGAATGGTCGGGCGAGCCGATCACCGACGCCGAGCGGGTGCGGCCGCTGACCGTGCGTCACCCCGCCTACGTCATCTACACCTCGGGCTCGACCGGACAGCCCAAGGGTGTCGTCGTGACCCACGCCGGTCTCGGCGGCCTGGTGGCGGCGGAGCGCGACCACTACGGTGTCGATTCGAATTCGCGTGTGCTGCACGTCTGTTCGCCGAACTTCGACGTCTCGGTCCTGGAGTTGCTGCTGACCTTCTCCGCGGGCGCGACGCTGGTGATTTCGCCGCCGGATGTGTTCGGCGGCGTGGAGCTGGCGGATCTGATTCGGCGCGAACGGGTTTCGCATCTGCTGATCACCCCGGCCGCGCTGGAGTCGGTGGATCCCGCGGGCCTGCGCGATCTGCGCACGGTGATCGTCGCCGGGGACAAGTTCGGTCCCGAGCTGGTGGGCCGCTGGGCCGTCGATGGCCGCAACTTCCACAACGGTTACGGACCGACCGAGGCGACGATTCTGGCGACCTCCTCGGCGGCCATGGCGCCGGGGGAGCCGATCACCATCGGCGACCCGATCGTGGGTGTGGATACGTTCGTCCTGGATACGCGGCTGCGTCCGGTTCCGGCCGGAGTGGTGGGTGAGCTGTATCTGTCGGGCGCCGCGCTGGCCCAGGGGTATCTGAACCGGCCGGGCCTCACCGCGGAGCGCTTCGTGGCGAGCCCGTTCGGTGATCCCGGATCCCGGTTGTACCGCACCGGAGATCTGGTGCGCCGCAACGTGTCCGATGCCGCGATCAGCTATCTCGGCCGCTCCGACTTCCAGGTGAAGATCCGTGGTTTCCGGATCGAACTCGGCGAGATCGACAGCGTCCTCACCACCCATCCGGACATCGACTTCGCGACCACGATCGGCCGTACCCTGCCGTCGGGTGTGACGGCGCTGGTGTCCTATGTGCTGGGTGTGCCCGGTGGCAGTGTCGACCCGGCCCAGGTGACCGAGTACGTCGCGACGAGTCTGCCGCCGTACATGGTGCCCTCGGCGATCGTCGTACTGGACGAGATCCCACTGACCCCGGTCGGCAAACTCGACCGCAAGGCGTTGCCCGAGCCGGTGCTCGAGAGCAAGCGCTATCGCGCCCCGCGGACCGTCACCGAACAGGTGGTGGCCGAGGTCATCGGCGAGGTCCTGGGGCTGGATCAGGTCGGCGCGGACGACGACTTCTTCGCACTCGGCGGCGACAGCATCGTGTCGTTGCAGGTGGTCTCGCGGGCCCGCGCCCGGGGCGTGCACTTCTCCCCGCGCGACGTGTTCACCGCCCGCACGGTCGAGGCGCTGGCCCGGCTGTCCACCACCGCGCCCGCCGCCGGTGAGCGGCACGGCCCGATGCCGTTGCCGCCCATGGCGATCCGGTTGCTCGAACTCGATCGCGGCGGCCGAGAGCCGCGGGCCATCGCACTGGACATTCCGGCCGATTCCGATCAGGAGCTGATCCGCGACGCGGCCGCGGCCGTCCTCGACCGGCATCCGGTGCTGTCCGCGCGGCTGGACGCCGCCGAGGGTGTGCTGGTGATTCCGGAGACACCCGCCGCGGTGTCGCTGCGGCGGTTGGTCGCCGACGACAAGGCCATGGACATGGCGGTGCGGTCGCTGACATCCGAACTCGATCCCGCCGCCGGACGCAATATCGCCTTCGGCCTCATCGCACCGTCCGGTGCTGCCGGAAACCACGGTGATGTCGCGAGTCTCGTCGTGGTCGCCAACGGGTTGGTCGTCGATGACACCTCGTGGCGGACCCTGGTCGACGAGCTGTCGGACTCCTGGTCCGGCGGTCATTCCGCGCACGCGGCCGTGGATACCGGTCCGCTGGCGATCGGCCGGGCTCTGCGGGAGCGCGCCGTCGCCGCCGAGACCGTGGCCGAACTCGACTGGTGGCAGCGGCATCTCGCGCCGGCCCCCGCCGACGCCCAGATCGAGGGCACCGATCTCTCCGCGCGTGGCCGAGTCTCGCTGGTGATCACCGCCGAGGGCGCCGCCGCCGTCGACGCGGTGGCGCGTGCCTATCACGCCGCCGTCGACGATGTACTGCTCACCGCCTTCGCTCTCGCTCAGCAACCGGCCACCCGTGGTCCGGCCGGTGCGATCATCGGTGACGTGGTCCAGCTGCCCGCCGACGGCCGTGCCGTCGCGGAAGCCGAATCCGCCGGTGTCGTAGGCGGTCTCAGCTCGACCTACCCGCTGTTGGTCGGCCTCGACGGCATCGACGTCGATCAGGCCCTGACCGGTGGTCCGGACGCCGGTGTGGCCATCGCGCAGATCAAGGAACTGCGCCGCGGCGTGCCCGGGGCCGGTGTCGGCTACGGCCTGCTCCGCTACCTGAACCCCGAGACCGCGCCGGTCCTCGCCGCGCTGGCGCAGGGCCGCACCGCATTCCGCTATCGCGATCTGCGCCCGGCCCGGCTCTACCCGCAACAGTCGACGGCGGATCTGGTGCTCGACATCACCGTGGACGCCACCGAGGACGGTTTGCTGGCCCGATTCGATTACGCCGCAGCGGTATTCACCGTCGATCAGGTCAAGGAGTTCGCGGCCCACTGGGTCCGGGCGCTGGGCGGACTGGCCGAGCACAGCACCCATCCGGACGCGGGCGGTTTCACCGTCTCGGATTTCCCGCTGGTGCGGTTGCGGCAAACCGACATCGCCCGGTTCTCGGACAGCTACCCGGGGCTGACCGATATCTGGCCGCTGACTCCGCTGCAGTCGGGCATGCTGTTCCATGCTCTGCTCGCCGACACCTCGACCGATGTGTACATCACCCAGTTCACCGTCGATCTCGGCGGTGTGGTCGACACCCGGCGGTTGCGCACGGCCGCGCAGTCGGTGCTGGACCGGCACGACAATCTGCGGGTGGCTTTCGCCGCGAACGGTTCCGGCGATCCGGTGCAGATCGTGCTCGACCGGGTCGAGGCGCCCTGGCGTGAAGTCGATTTCACCGATCTGGACCGTGCCGGGGCCGAGGCCGAGGCGGTGCGCTTCGCCGAGTCCGACCTCGCGGTGCGGTTCGCCATGGACCGCGCGCCTTTGCTGCGCTTCACCCTGATGCGCCTGGCCCCGGACGCCTACCGGCTGCTGGTGACCAGCCACCACATCCTGATCGACGGCTGGTCCTCGCCGCTGCTCATGCAGGATCTGCTCACGCTGTACGCACTCGGCGGGCGGTCGCGGCAACTGCCGCCGGTCCGCTCCTACGGTGACTACCTGCACTGGCTGGCCGCGCAGGATCCGGCGGCCGCGCGCGCCGAATGGCAGCGGGCGCTGGACGGTGTCACCGAGCCGACACCGCTGGCCCCGGTCGATCCGGGGCGCGAGATCTCCGCGGGCACCGGTGAAGTCGCCTTCGAACTGTCGGTCGCCGAGACCACCGAACTGAGCAGGCTGGCCGCCCGGCTGGGTGTCACGGTCAACACGGTGGTGCAGGCCGCCTGGGGTCTGCTGATCGGCCGCAGCACCGACCGCGACGATGTGGTGTTCGGCGCCACGGTCTCCGGGCGACCTCCCGCCCTGCCGGGCGTGGAGACCATGGTGGGCCTGTTCCTCAACGCCATTCCGGTGCGAGTTCGCCTGGGCGCCACCGACACTCTGTCCGAACTGCTCGGCCGGCTGCAGGCCGAACAGGCATCTCTGCTGGACTACCACTACCTCGGGCTCAGCGACATCCAGCAGGCCGTCGGGGTGGAGGGGCTGTTCGATTCGCTGGTGGTGTTCGAATCGTTCCCGGTGGACCGCGAAGGTCTCGACCGGGTCGGCTCGATCGACGGGATGCATGTCACCGGCATCGGTGCGGTCAACGGCACGCACTATCCGGTGACGGTGATCGTGGTGCTCGACAGCCGGCTCCGCATCAGCCTCAAATATCTGCGCGATGTGTTCGACGAATCCGCCGCGCAGGCGATGTCGGAGCGTCTGGCCACGCTGATCGGCCGGTTCTCGGCGACCCCACAGGCCCGGGTGGCCGAGGTCGACGCCCTGCTGTCCGGTGAACGCGCCGAATTGACCGCGCGCAACGCCACCGACGTACCGCAACTGCGCGACGACGCCACCCTGCTGAGCCTGTTCGACGCGCAGGTGGCCCGCACTCCGCAGGCGCCGGCACTGTACTTCGGTGACACCGTGCTCACCTATCGGGAGCTCGATCTGCGCTCGCGCGCGGTGGCCGCGGAACTGCTCGATCGCGGGGTCGGGCCGGAATCGCTGGTGGCCGTGGCGATGCGCCGGTCGATCGATCTGGTGGTCGGCATCTACGCGGTGCTGCGGTCCGGTGCGGGCTACGTCCCGGTCGACCCCGATCACCCGGCCGAACGCACCGAGTTCGTCCTGGCCAACTCCCGCCCGGCCTGTGTGCTCAGCACCGCCGCCGACGACTTCCGGACCGACGGCGCCGTGCCGGTGGTCGATATCGCCGGACTCGGCGCCGGGGCGGATACCGTTGCGGCCCTGGAGTTCCCGGCGGTGCGCCCGGATGCGGTGGCCTACGTGATCCACACCTCCGGCTCGACCGGCAGGCCCAAGGGTGTGGTGATCACCCATCGGCAGATGACCAACCAGTTCCGTTGGGCGCAGCGCACCTACCCGCACGACACCGGCGACGTGGTCCTGCACAAGACCCCCATCACCTTCGACATCTCCACGTGGGAGCTGTTCTGGCCGTTGCAGACCGGCGCGGCCGTGGTGATCGCCGAACCCGACGGTCATCGCGATCCGGCCTATCTGTCCAAGGTGATCGAGCAGCGTTCGGTCAGCACCGTGCATTTCGTGCCGTCGATGCTGGACGCCTTCCTCGATCCGGAAGCCAACGCGGCAGTGACACAGGGGTATTCGTCGCTGCGCCGGGTGTTCGCGGCGGGTGAGGCGTTGTCCGGTGAAACGGCACAGCGGTTCGCGGCGACTCTCGGCCGCACGGAACTGGTGAACTGGTACGGCCCGGCCGAGGCGACCGTGGTCACCGCCTCGTCGGCGGACGACGTCGTGGGCGCGTCCGTCCCGATCGGCGCGCCTGTCGCCAACACCCAGGTGTACGTGCTGGATCGGCAGCTACGCCCGGTGCCGCCCGGTGCGCCCGGTGAGCTGTATGTCGGAGGCGTGCAGCTGGCCCGCGGCTATCTGGGGCCGGCCGCCCTCACCGCCGAACGCTTCATCGCCTACGAGGGCGGGCAGCGGGTCTACCGCACCGGCGATATCGTGCGCTGGCGCGAGAGCGCCGCCGGTCCCACACTGGAATACCTGGGCCGCAGCGACTTCCAGATCAAACTGCGTGGTCAGCGCGTCGAGCTGGGCGAGATCGAGGCGGTGCTCGCGAGCTACCCGCCGGTGCGGCACGCGGTGGTCTCGCTGGTGCGGGCGGTCTCCGGCGATCGGCTGGTCGCCTACGTGGTGCCTGCCGACAGCCGATTCGACGAATCCGGCCTGCTGGATCATGCGCGGGAATCGTTGCCCGGATACATGATTCCGGCGGCCGTGGTGGTTCTCGACGAGCTGCCGCTCAATGCCAGCGGCAAACTCGACCGCAAGGCACTGCCGGTCCCGGCGTTCTCGGGCCGGCCGTACCGGGCGCCGTCGACTCCGCTGGAACAGACGATCGCGGATGTGTTCGCGGAGGTCCTGGGGGCCGAACGGGTCGGACTGGACGACGATTTCTTCGAACTGGGCGGAAACTCGCTGGTCGCCACGCGGGCGATCAGCCAGCTGCGCACGGCCACCGGGATCGAGGTCCGGGTGCAGTGGTTCTTCCTCGCGTCCACCGTCGCCGCCCTGGCGCAGCGCATCCTGGACGAGGAGGCCGAGGGACGCGAATACGATCCGGACTCCGACGCGGCCCTGAGTGTGGTACTGCCGATCAAGTCCGAGGGTGACGCCGAACCGTTGTTCTGCATCCACCCGATGTACGGATTGGCCTGGTGCTACGCCGGTCTGGCTCGGTACATCGACGACCGTCCTGTAGTGGGCCTGCAGTCACCGGCCCTGTCCGAGGACGACTACCTGCCGAACTCGTTGCAGGACATGGCCGATCGCTACGTCGCCGAGATCCGGGCGCGCCAGCCCGAGGGGCCGTACCACCTGCTCGGCTGGTCGCTGGGTGGGCTGCTCGCCCATGCGGTGGCGACCACTCTGCAGGCGGCGGGGGAGCGGGTCGAGACCGTTGTCATGCTCGACAGTCACCACGAACTCGATGTGGCGTATTTCCGCACCGCGATCCGCGACGCGCTCGGGGAGATCGGCATCGGCGCGGAGATCCTGGTGGGCGAGGGCGATATCCACGATCTGAGCGAGGAGGCGGTGGCCGCCCTGCATGCCACCATCCCGCCGGAGATGACGATGCTCACCCCCGATCGGGTGCGGCGCATCTATCGCAGCGCGGTGCGCTCGGCGGAGCTGATCGTCGATCACACCCCTGGTGTGTATCGGGGTCGGCTGGACTACTTCAGCGCGGTCGACCACGAGAATCCCGCGGAGAATTGGCGCGACCACGTCGACGGTGAGATCGTGGACCGGCGCATCGACGTGACCCATGATCAGATGACCGCGCCGCCCGCGATGGCGGAGATCGGGCCACGGCTCGCGGGCTTGCTGGCACGCGGGTCCGGTCGTCGACCGGAGGGGCCTTCTCCGGCATGATGGGTCACGCGCGCGTAACGGAGCGGTCTGGTCGAACGACTAGATAACCCGTAGGGGTCGGCCTCGTCCCGGCCCGTTGGGGCACGTCCGGTCGGCGTCCCCGGAGAGCTGAAACCGAATATCGAGCAGATAGCGAAGGTGTGAAATTGATTCGTCGACACTTCCGGCGTAGCGGTCTGAGGGCCGCCGCCGTGCTCGCGGCCACCGGTGTCCTCGTGGGCGTCGTGGCCGGAGTCGGCGCGACCACCGCCTCGGCGGAGGACCCGGTCATCGCCTCGAAGGCGCTCTTGGCCGACCCGCAGTCGTCCGACGGATCGCGGATCGAGAAGGCCACCTACAAGGACGACCGCAACATCCGGCTCTACGTCCACTCGGCCGCGATGAACCGCACCTTCCCCGTCGACGTGCAGCGCCCGGCCGACGCCTCGGCGCCGCGCCCCACGCTGTACCTGCTCAACGGCGCCGGTGGCGGCGAGGACGATGCCTCATGGCAGAAGAAGACCGATATCGTCAACGGCTTCCTCGCCGACAAGAACGTCAATGTCGTGCAGCCCATCGGCGGTAAGTGGAGCTACTACACCGACTGGCTAAAGGATGACCCGAGCCTCGGCCGCAACAAATGGAAGACCTTCTTCACCGAGGAACTGCCGCCGCTGATCGACGGCGCGCTGGGCACCAACGGCGTCAACGCCATTGCGGGGCTGTCCACCTCCGGCACCTCGGTGCTGAATCTCGCGATCGCCAAGCCCGGCCTGTACAAGTCGGTGGCCGCCTACTCCGGCTGCGCCGAGACCAGCAGCGATGTGGGCCGCGAAGCCGTGAAGCTCACCGTCAACACCTGGGGTGGCGGCGATGTGCGCAACCTCTACGGTGAGGACGACAACCCGGCCTGGCAGCAGAACGATCCGGTTATCAACGCCGAAGGGCTGCGTGGGACGAACCTCTACGTCTCCTCCGGCAACGGTCTGCCCGGCCAGTGGGACACCCTGAACGGTCCCTACACCCTGCCCGGCGCCTACGGTCTGGGTAACCAGCTGGTGGTCGGCGGTGTCATCGAGGCCGCGACCAACTACTGCAGCCACGACCTGCAGACCAAGTTGAACTCGATCAACATTCCGGCGACCTACAACTTCCGTAACTCGGGCACGCACTCCTGGGGTTACTGGCACGACGACTTCATCGACTCGTGGCCGGTGCTGGCCCGCGGCCTCGGGATCTGATCCGGCCCGGACCTCTGACACGTGGCGAATCCGCCTCGCTCGCACAAGCGAACGGGGCGGATTCCCTGTTCTACCAGGTTCATGAGGTTTATCGGACCTGCGATGGGGTCAGCAAGACAAAAAAGTTCGGGTACCCGTAAACTATTCTTCATGAGTACGATCACGGTCGATCCGGCCGCTCGGCGGCGGCGGTGGCGTTCGATCGCGGTGCTGCTGGGCCCGGCCTTCGTGGCGGCGATCGCCTACGTCGATCCGGGCAATGTGGCCTCGAATGTCAGCGCCGGCGCGCAGTACGGCTACCTGCTGGTGTGGGTGGTCGTCATGGCCAATGTGATGGCCGCGCTGGTGCAGTACCTGTCGGCGAAACTCGGTGTGGTCACCGGGCGTTCGCTACCGCAGATCGTGCGCGAGCGGGCCGGGCGCCCGGTGCGGCTAGCCTACTGGGCGCAGGCCGAATTGACCGCTATGGCAACCGATCTCGCCGAGGTTGTGGGCGGCGCCATCGCCCTGCATCTGCTGTTCGACCTGCCGCTGCTGCTGGGCGGTGTGATCACCGGCGTGGTGTCGATGGGCCTGCTGACCGTGCAGAACCGGCGCGGGCAGCAACCGTTCGAGCGGGTGATCATCGGCCTGCTCGCAGTGATCGCCATCGGCTTCCTCGCCGGTGTGGTGCTCTCGCCGCCGTCTCCCTCCGGCGTGGCAGGCGGTCTGGTCCCGAGATTCGACGGTGCGCAGAGCGTCCTGCTCGCCGCCGCCATGATCGGCGCGACCGTCATGCCGCACGCCATCTACCTGCACTCGGGCCTCACCCGCGACCGCCACGGCCGCACCGAACCGGGCCCCGGCCGCACCCGCCTGCTCCGCGCCACTCGCGTCGACGTCGGCGCCGCCATGGTGATCGCCGGTGTGGTGAACCTGGCCATGCTCCTGATGGCCGCCGCCACCCTCAGCGGTCGCGGCGATATCGATTCGCTGGAATCCGCCCACTCCGCCGTGCGCGACGCCCTCGGCCCCTGGGCCGCACTGCTTCTGGCGGTGGGCCTGCTGGCCTCCGGCCTGGCCTCCACATCGGTCGGCGCCTACGCCGGTGCGATGATCATGGACGGCCTCCTGGGCCGCACCATCCCGCTGCTGATCCGCCGAGTGGTCACCCTGATCCCGGCCCTGTTCATCCTCGCCGTCGGCGTCGACCCCACCCAGGCGCTGATCGTCTCGCAGGTGGTGCTGTCGTTCGGCATCCCGTTCGCCCTGATCCCGCTGGTTCGTTTCACCACGGATCGAACACTGATGGGCGCGGACGCGAATCATCGGGTGACCACCGCGGCCGCCTGGGCCATCGCCGCGATCATCACCGTGCTGAACCTGCTGCTGATCTATCTGACGGTGGTCGGAAGCTGATCGCCAGTTCGTGACATCGGCCGGATCAGGGCGCATTGCAATGGTTTTGGCACATGATCAAAATCAACTATCCCGGAGACTGAGTTGATGATCGGTATGCGCCGGAAACTGAGTCGTGCCCGCATACGACTACCGCGCCTCGCGGCTGGGCAGTTTGCGGATAGACATGCCGCGACGTCACGACTCAGGCATACGGTCGCCAGGACTGTGGTGCCGGTCGGGCGAGGCTGGCATCGCCCGGGCGGCCGGTCTTCGGTTCACGGGACTATCC
Encoded here:
- a CDS encoding alpha/beta hydrolase, which codes for MLAATGVLVGVVAGVGATTASAEDPVIASKALLADPQSSDGSRIEKATYKDDRNIRLYVHSAAMNRTFPVDVQRPADASAPRPTLYLLNGAGGGEDDASWQKKTDIVNGFLADKNVNVVQPIGGKWSYYTDWLKDDPSLGRNKWKTFFTEELPPLIDGALGTNGVNAIAGLSTSGTSVLNLAIAKPGLYKSVAAYSGCAETSSDVGREAVKLTVNTWGGGDVRNLYGEDDNPAWQQNDPVINAEGLRGTNLYVSSGNGLPGQWDTLNGPYTLPGAYGLGNQLVVGGVIEAATNYCSHDLQTKLNSINIPATYNFRNSGTHSWGYWHDDFIDSWPVLARGLGI
- a CDS encoding Nramp family divalent metal transporter → MSTITVDPAARRRRWRSIAVLLGPAFVAAIAYVDPGNVASNVSAGAQYGYLLVWVVVMANVMAALVQYLSAKLGVVTGRSLPQIVRERAGRPVRLAYWAQAELTAMATDLAEVVGGAIALHLLFDLPLLLGGVITGVVSMGLLTVQNRRGQQPFERVIIGLLAVIAIGFLAGVVLSPPSPSGVAGGLVPRFDGAQSVLLAAAMIGATVMPHAIYLHSGLTRDRHGRTEPGPGRTRLLRATRVDVGAAMVIAGVVNLAMLLMAAATLSGRGDIDSLESAHSAVRDALGPWAALLLAVGLLASGLASTSVGAYAGAMIMDGLLGRTIPLLIRRVVTLIPALFILAVGVDPTQALIVSQVVLSFGIPFALIPLVRFTTDRTLMGADANHRVTTAAAWAIAAIITVLNLLLIYLTVVGS